A segment of the bacterium genome:
GATGACCGAAAGGTGCCGCCAGGCCGGGTCGTCGCGCACGGCGGCGAGCACGTCGAAGCCGTTCATGACCGGCATGGCCAGGTCGAGCAGCACCACGTCCGGCCGCACGTCGGGCAGGAGCGCCATGGCCTCGGCCCCGTTCACGGCGCGATGCACCTCCACATGGCGGTGCTCGGCGAAGGCGAGTTCGATCAGGTCGAGGTTGAACTCCTCGTCATCGACGGCGAGAACCGTGATGCCCCGGTCCCTGAGGTTGTCCATGCGATGCTCCCGGATGAAAATGGAGATCCGTTCCGGCATCACATCGGCAAAACACGTGAAGTCTTTAGGTTGCGATGAGGGTTTTTACGCTTTCAGGCGGGATCGAGCAGGCGCAACCGGTGCTCCATCTCCCGCAGGGGCATCAGGTCGCCCTTGCGGCTGGCCACGGCGATGCCGTCGCGGTAGATGGCGGCGGCTTCGACCGTGCGGCCCAGCCGGGCGAGGACCCGGCCGTAGGAGGCGTAGAGGGGGCTGTTCCCGGGCTGGCCCGCAAGGGCGCGGGCCAGGTATTCGGCCGCCCCGCGGTCGTCGCCGAGGGTTTCGAGGGCCTGTCCGAGGCCCATCAGGGCCAGGGGGTCGTCCGGATCGAGTTCCAGCACCTCGGCGAACATGGCCTGCTTGCGGGCCGCTTCGTCGCGCCGGACGCGCTGGTCCTCGGCCGCCAGACGGGCCGCTTCGGCCGGATCGGTGCCCACGCCGAACTTCTTCATGGTGGCCAGGGCCTTCTGGCGCTCGGCCTCGTCCTTCTCGCCGATCTGCATGTAGAAGAGCGAGAGGTTGGTGTGGACCATGGGTTCGTCGGGCGCCAGCTCCTCGAGCCGGCGGAAG
Coding sequences within it:
- a CDS encoding response regulator translates to MDNLRDRGITVLAVDDEEFNLDLIELAFAEHRHVEVHRAVNGAEAMALLPDVRPDVVLLDLAMPVMNGFDVLAAVRDDPAWRHLSVIVVTANAEEKNRALAAGAN